In Nerophis ophidion isolate RoL-2023_Sa linkage group LG03, RoL_Noph_v1.0, whole genome shotgun sequence, the following are encoded in one genomic region:
- the LOC133549568 gene encoding zinc finger protein DPF3-like isoform X5 produces the protein MAAVIQNPLKALGDQFYKEAIEQCRSYNARLCAERSVRLPFLDSQTGVAQNNCYIWMERHHRSPGVASGQMYTYPARCWRKKRRLHTTTDPSLGIFGLQLDSGLVSKDTLPTQGTTLEALLRGEGLDKSNSRNDEESLLEIQRVLEADAAEDAFNDDDDFEVDTPKKRHRGKGRGRGSGRRKTDLDDDKPYVCDNRYKQRNTNNKSSTSVYAKRYKSRAGLSYHYTHPHLAEEDRTGEKSSVPSSLQPTDRQKRPKAPVGTMITNSYCEKCHNSNKKLMKSGYPCTFCQCKADGPGGKEDGNQGGAEELFATTSESDASTFHGFEDDDMEEPTVNSNGLSSRHR, from the exons GTTAGGTGACCAGTTCTATAAAGAGGCCATCGAGCAGTGCCGCAGCTACAATGCCCGCCTGTGCGCTGAACGCAGTGTGCGCTTGCCATTCCTGGATTCACAAACTGGGGTGGCCCAGAACAACTGTTACATCTGGATGGAACGCCATCACCGCAGCCCAG GGGTAGCATCCGGCCAGATGTATACCTATCCGGCCCGTTGCTGGAGAAAGAAGAGACGGCTGCACACCACAACTGACCCCAGCCTGGGTATCTTTGGCCTCCAGCTTG acaGCGGTCTCGTGTCCAAAGACACATTGCCCACCCAGGGCACAACACTGGAAGCTCTGCTACGAGGCGAGGGTTTAGACAAGAGTAACTCCAGAAACGATGAGGAGAGTTTGTTGGAGATCCAG AGGGTTCTAGAAGCAGATGCAGCAGAAGATGCTTTCAACGATGATGATGACTTTGAGGTGGACACTCCCAAAAAGCGACACCGGGGCAAGGGAAGA GGTCGCGGTTCAGGTCGCAGGAAGACAGATCTAGATGATGACAAGCCATATGTCTGTGACA ACCGATACAAACAAAGGAACACCAACAACAAGTCTTCAACTTCAG TCTATGCAAAGCGCTACAAGAGCCGTGCGGGACTAAGTTACCATTACACTCATCCTCACCTAGCAGAGGAGGACAGGACCGGGGAGAAGAGCTCTGTACCATCCTCTCTACAGCCTACTGACCGTCAAAAAC GCCCAAAGGCTCCAGTCGGGACCATGATCACAAACAGCTACTGTGAAAAATGTCACAACTCTAACAAGAAACTCATGAAATCTGGGTACCCCTGCACATTCTGCCAATGCAAAG CTGACGGCCCAGGGGGCAAGGAGGACGGGAATCAGGGCGGCGCAGAGGAGCTGTTCGCAACCACCTCTGAGAGCGACGCCTCCACCTTTCATGGCTTTGAGGACGACGACATGGAAGAGCCTACCGTTAACAGCAATGGATTATCCAGCCGACACAgatag
- the LOC133549568 gene encoding zinc finger protein DPF3-like isoform X2, whose amino-acid sequence MAAVIQNPLKASAELLSCCSFVTSLNTSLLPTIRLGDQFYKEAIEQCRSYNARLCAERSVRLPFLDSQTGVAQNNCYIWMERHHRSPGVASGQMYTYPARCWRKKRRLHTTTDPSLGIFGLQLDSGLVSKDTLPTQGTTLEALLRGEGLDKSNSRNDEESLLEIQRVLEADAAEDAFNDDDDFEVDTPKKRHRGKGRGRGSGRRKTDLDDDKPYVCDNRYKQRNTNNKSSTSVYAKRYKSRAGLSYHYTHPHLAEEDRTGEKSSVPSSLQPTDRQKRPKAPVGTMITNSYCEKCHNSNKKLMKSGYPCTFCQCKADGPGGKEDGNQGGAEELFATTSESDASTFHGFEDDDMEEPTVNSNGLSSRHR is encoded by the exons GTTAGGTGACCAGTTCTATAAAGAGGCCATCGAGCAGTGCCGCAGCTACAATGCCCGCCTGTGCGCTGAACGCAGTGTGCGCTTGCCATTCCTGGATTCACAAACTGGGGTGGCCCAGAACAACTGTTACATCTGGATGGAACGCCATCACCGCAGCCCAG GGGTAGCATCCGGCCAGATGTATACCTATCCGGCCCGTTGCTGGAGAAAGAAGAGACGGCTGCACACCACAACTGACCCCAGCCTGGGTATCTTTGGCCTCCAGCTTG acaGCGGTCTCGTGTCCAAAGACACATTGCCCACCCAGGGCACAACACTGGAAGCTCTGCTACGAGGCGAGGGTTTAGACAAGAGTAACTCCAGAAACGATGAGGAGAGTTTGTTGGAGATCCAG AGGGTTCTAGAAGCAGATGCAGCAGAAGATGCTTTCAACGATGATGATGACTTTGAGGTGGACACTCCCAAAAAGCGACACCGGGGCAAGGGAAGA GGTCGCGGTTCAGGTCGCAGGAAGACAGATCTAGATGATGACAAGCCATATGTCTGTGACA ACCGATACAAACAAAGGAACACCAACAACAAGTCTTCAACTTCAG TCTATGCAAAGCGCTACAAGAGCCGTGCGGGACTAAGTTACCATTACACTCATCCTCACCTAGCAGAGGAGGACAGGACCGGGGAGAAGAGCTCTGTACCATCCTCTCTACAGCCTACTGACCGTCAAAAAC GCCCAAAGGCTCCAGTCGGGACCATGATCACAAACAGCTACTGTGAAAAATGTCACAACTCTAACAAGAAACTCATGAAATCTGGGTACCCCTGCACATTCTGCCAATGCAAAG CTGACGGCCCAGGGGGCAAGGAGGACGGGAATCAGGGCGGCGCAGAGGAGCTGTTCGCAACCACCTCTGAGAGCGACGCCTCCACCTTTCATGGCTTTGAGGACGACGACATGGAAGAGCCTACCGTTAACAGCAATGGATTATCCAGCCGACACAgatag